A single genomic interval of Picosynechococcus sp. PCC 7003 harbors:
- the ndhN gene encoding NAD(P)H-quinone oxidoreductase subunit N, with protein sequence MALLTTGKSFTRTVEKSGAVAVYAPLEGGFEGRYMRRLRSSGYSVVNLTARGLGDVAAYLTQYHGIRPPHLGKKDIAGSGAAVGLRYYVPGIASYQLENLPQKSKGIILWIIEGFVLSRQEQEYLVSLTQENPQIKVVIEMGGDRQFSFKPLADLLV encoded by the coding sequence ATGGCACTTCTGACCACCGGCAAAAGCTTTACCCGCACCGTAGAAAAGTCTGGCGCAGTTGCAGTCTATGCTCCCCTTGAGGGTGGTTTCGAAGGTCGCTATATGCGTCGTTTGCGTAGTTCTGGCTATTCGGTGGTGAATTTGACGGCGCGGGGTTTAGGAGATGTGGCCGCTTATTTAACGCAATACCACGGGATTCGTCCTCCCCACCTGGGTAAAAAGGACATTGCTGGCAGTGGGGCGGCGGTGGGCCTCCGGTATTATGTGCCGGGGATTGCGAGCTACCAGTTAGAAAATCTCCCCCAAAAGAGCAAAGGAATTATTCTCTGGATCATTGAAGGGTTTGTGCTCTCCCGCCAGGAACAGGAATACCTTGTGAGCCTGACCCAAGAAAATCCTCAAATTAAGGTCGTCATCGAAATGGGGGGCGATCGCCAATTTTCCTTTAAGCCCTTGGCTGACCTCTTGGTTTAG
- a CDS encoding DUF58 domain-containing protein — protein sequence MAPLPSPRSTFYQRLERRWVAPAYGGGILLTIALCFFGAATNTMAGWLYVLSGTILAILLLGAILPVRALRQLEIQRSPIAPVSVGEVLSVHLSLSNHSKAAKTLVAVTDKIPAPLGAPRRTVIEALLPQESLDWEYELDAKKRGVFPWGEIELRTANPLGLFWCRRDRPVPGRIVIYPQIFPLSNCPIIENIGAEDSTKFQSENLYQNATEGMTKAIRNYRVGDPMRLIHWRSSARFGEFKVRELEITTGGEELIVCLDHRFAWDPESFEQAASAAASLYFYARRSQLNVKFWTAQSGLLNSRATILEALARINPEPESTNPVSRPDGNLLWLSQNMATCTELSLGSRWIYFQAAENPLIPETKRPGLTINLQDPLPSQLQRLPKGDRLLS from the coding sequence ATGGCACCTCTTCCTTCCCCCCGCAGTACTTTTTATCAGCGCCTTGAACGGCGTTGGGTGGCCCCAGCTTACGGAGGCGGCATTCTGCTCACCATTGCCCTCTGTTTTTTTGGAGCCGCCACGAATACGATGGCAGGTTGGTTGTATGTCCTCAGTGGTACGATCCTCGCCATTTTGCTTCTGGGGGCAATCCTGCCAGTGCGGGCCTTGAGGCAACTGGAGATCCAGCGATCGCCCATTGCTCCGGTCAGCGTGGGGGAAGTTTTAAGTGTCCATCTGAGCTTAAGCAATCACAGTAAAGCCGCAAAAACTCTGGTAGCTGTTACCGATAAAATTCCTGCTCCCTTGGGTGCTCCCCGCCGCACTGTGATTGAAGCCCTACTGCCCCAGGAAAGCTTAGATTGGGAATACGAATTGGATGCGAAAAAACGGGGGGTTTTCCCATGGGGAGAGATTGAACTACGCACCGCCAATCCCCTCGGTTTATTTTGGTGCCGCCGCGATCGCCCGGTGCCGGGTCGCATTGTGATTTATCCGCAAATTTTCCCCCTGAGCAATTGCCCGATCATCGAGAATATCGGCGCGGAGGACAGCACCAAATTTCAGAGCGAAAATCTCTATCAAAACGCCACCGAAGGAATGACGAAGGCGATCCGCAATTACCGGGTGGGCGATCCGATGCGACTGATCCATTGGCGTAGTAGCGCCCGGTTTGGGGAATTTAAGGTGCGGGAGTTGGAAATTACCACGGGGGGCGAGGAGTTGATCGTTTGTCTGGATCATCGTTTTGCCTGGGATCCGGAGAGTTTTGAACAGGCAGCCAGTGCGGCGGCTTCTCTGTACTTCTACGCCCGGCGATCGCAATTGAATGTGAAATTTTGGACAGCCCAGAGTGGCCTCCTCAACAGCCGCGCGACAATCCTCGAAGCCCTTGCCCGCATTAACCCCGAACCCGAATCCACGAATCCCGTTTCTCGACCAGACGGAAATCTGCTGTGGTTAAGCCAGAATATGGCCACTTGCACCGAGCTTTCCCTGGGTAGTCGTTGGATCTATTTTCAAGCGGCGGAAAATCCCCTGATCCCTGAAACGAAACGACCGGGTTTAACGATCAATCTTCAGGATCCGCTCCCCAGTCAATTACAACGGTTACCCAAAGGCGATCGCCTTCTGTCCTAG
- the fni gene encoding type 2 isopentenyl-diphosphate Delta-isomerase yields MTDSTQVRKADHIRICLEEDVQFHHNRAGFERYRFEHCCLPELDCADIDLSTSFFGKTLGAPILISSMTGGTAQAQQINFRLAEVAQSHRLAMGVGSQRVALEKPEVAATFAVRQKAPDALLFANIGAVQLNYGYGVEECRKIVDLLEADALILHLNPLQECIQPQGDTNFKGLLGKIEQVCHQLPVPVIAKEVGNGISVKMVQRLREVGVQVIDVAGAGGTSWAKVEAARSPNQLLRNLGQTFGDWGIPTADCLAAIAHYDPEIPLIASGGLRNGLDGAKAIALGADLVGYAQPFLKAASESPEALAEWVELLLLELRTVLFCTGNANFQQLQRANCLHKF; encoded by the coding sequence ATGACTGACAGTACCCAAGTTCGTAAAGCCGACCATATCCGCATTTGTCTCGAAGAAGATGTCCAATTTCACCACAATCGCGCCGGTTTCGAACGGTACCGTTTTGAGCACTGCTGTTTGCCTGAACTGGACTGCGCCGACATTGACCTGAGTACCTCTTTTTTCGGGAAAACCCTCGGTGCGCCGATTCTGATTTCTTCGATGACCGGCGGCACGGCCCAGGCCCAACAGATTAACTTTCGCTTGGCAGAAGTTGCCCAAAGCCATCGCCTCGCCATGGGGGTTGGTTCCCAACGGGTTGCCCTCGAAAAGCCAGAGGTAGCCGCCACCTTCGCAGTCCGTCAAAAAGCGCCTGATGCTCTCCTGTTTGCGAATATCGGCGCAGTGCAACTCAATTATGGCTATGGCGTAGAGGAATGCCGCAAAATTGTTGACTTACTTGAAGCTGATGCCCTAATTCTCCATCTCAATCCCCTCCAGGAATGTATTCAACCCCAGGGAGACACAAATTTCAAAGGGCTTTTGGGCAAAATTGAGCAAGTTTGTCACCAATTGCCTGTGCCGGTGATCGCGAAGGAAGTGGGCAATGGCATCTCCGTCAAAATGGTGCAGCGCCTCCGGGAAGTGGGGGTACAGGTGATTGATGTGGCCGGAGCTGGGGGCACCTCCTGGGCCAAGGTAGAGGCGGCGCGATCGCCGAACCAACTTTTGCGTAATCTAGGGCAAACCTTTGGGGATTGGGGGATTCCTACGGCGGACTGTCTGGCGGCGATCGCCCATTACGATCCCGAAATTCCTCTGATTGCTTCTGGGGGCCTCCGGAACGGTTTAGATGGGGCCAAGGCGATCGCCCTGGGGGCTGACCTCGTGGGCTATGCCCAACCCTTTCTCAAGGCGGCGAGTGAATCCCCAGAGGCTTTGGCCGAATGGGTCGAACTGCTGCTGCTGGAATTGCGGACGGTGCTGTTTTGTACGGGCAATGCTAATTTTCAGCAATTACAACGGGCGAATTGTCTACACAAGTTCTAA
- the argJ gene encoding bifunctional ornithine acetyltransferase/N-acetylglutamate synthase — translation MANWHKISSSVTAPKGFRAAGITAGLKPSGAPDLTLIVSDTEAITAGVFTQSEVRAACVDYCRQRLQAKPSSRAILCNSGQANAATGEAGWQDAVQSAEWLGEALNVPPESILLASTGVIGQRIKMDALETGIPKVVAALSPEGGDDAAKAIMTTDLVPKAIALETEIEGRPVRIGGICKGSGMIHPNMATMLGFITCDAAVSTQLWQEMLSRAVDKSFNQITVDGDTSTNDCVIALANGQSRTTAITDPQSKNAQQLEAMLTEVCQYLAKAIARDGEGATCLVEIQVSGTVDDVAARKIARTIAGSSLVKSAIFGRDPNWGRIAAAAGRAGVTFNQEDLQIALGDFQLMDQGQPLPFDRAAASQYLVDRAAGAYLTDDTVLISVCVGNGSGEGTAWGCDLSYDYVRINAEYTT, via the coding sequence ATGGCAAATTGGCACAAAATTTCTAGCAGTGTGACGGCTCCCAAAGGCTTCCGGGCCGCAGGGATCACCGCCGGACTCAAACCTTCTGGGGCACCGGACTTGACCCTGATTGTGTCCGATACCGAAGCGATTACCGCCGGCGTCTTTACCCAATCAGAAGTGCGTGCCGCCTGTGTCGATTATTGCCGTCAGCGCCTCCAAGCAAAACCCAGCAGTCGGGCGATTTTGTGTAACTCCGGCCAAGCCAATGCCGCCACTGGGGAAGCCGGTTGGCAGGATGCGGTTCAGTCAGCTGAATGGTTAGGGGAAGCCCTCAATGTTCCCCCAGAAAGTATTTTGCTCGCCTCTACGGGGGTCATCGGTCAGCGGATTAAAATGGACGCCCTAGAAACGGGGATTCCCAAAGTTGTGGCGGCCCTGTCTCCAGAGGGAGGTGATGATGCGGCCAAAGCGATTATGACCACGGATCTTGTGCCAAAGGCGATCGCCCTGGAAACAGAAATTGAAGGGCGGCCTGTGCGGATCGGCGGCATTTGTAAAGGCTCCGGGATGATCCACCCGAATATGGCGACGATGCTGGGGTTTATTACCTGTGATGCGGCAGTTTCCACCCAACTATGGCAGGAGATGCTCTCCCGTGCGGTGGACAAAAGTTTTAACCAAATCACCGTCGATGGCGACACCAGCACTAACGACTGTGTGATTGCCCTCGCCAATGGTCAGTCCCGCACCACGGCGATTACCGATCCCCAGTCAAAAAATGCCCAACAACTAGAGGCGATGCTCACGGAAGTGTGCCAGTACCTCGCTAAGGCGATCGCCCGGGACGGAGAAGGGGCCACTTGTCTCGTGGAAATTCAAGTGTCAGGCACTGTGGATGATGTTGCCGCCCGGAAAATTGCCCGCACCATCGCCGGATCTTCTTTAGTGAAATCAGCGATTTTTGGGCGAGATCCCAACTGGGGCCGCATCGCCGCCGCCGCTGGCCGGGCTGGGGTGACCTTCAACCAAGAAGATCTACAAATTGCCCTGGGAGATTTTCAGCTCATGGATCAGGGGCAACCCCTCCCCTTTGATCGGGCAGCAGCTAGTCAATACCTTGTGGATCGCGCCGCCGGGGCTTATCTCACAGACGATACGGTGCTAATTTCTGTTTGTGTGGGCAATGGTTCGGGCGAAGGCACGGCCTGGGGCTGTGACCTCAGCTATGACTATGTGCGCATTAACGCCGAATATACGACTTAA
- a CDS encoding bile acid:sodium symporter family protein, which yields MNANFLTAVLLPLALFVIMLGMGLGLTPTDFKRVLVEPRGVIVGAIAQLLLLPLVGFGLANLFPLTPELAVGVMVLAACPGGSTSNLITYLVRGNVALSITLTAVSSLITVFTIPLVINGAMQYFLGASTTLQLPFFKTVLQIAVITLIPIGIGMMLHRYAPKFAATVEGYVKWLSLFFLGLVIAGLLLAERANVLSFFLQVGWVMLALNVTMMLLGYAIALGTRLDGPSAKSISVEVGIQNGTLAITIASTPTLLNAPTMAIPAAIYSLLMFITSAAFGWFIQHQTSSPRATERDSRP from the coding sequence ATGAATGCCAATTTTCTGACTGCGGTACTGCTCCCCCTGGCTCTTTTCGTGATTATGCTGGGCATGGGTTTGGGCTTGACCCCCACGGATTTTAAACGGGTCTTGGTTGAGCCTAGGGGGGTGATCGTCGGGGCGATCGCTCAATTATTACTCCTGCCATTGGTGGGCTTTGGCCTCGCAAATCTGTTTCCCCTTACACCGGAATTGGCCGTGGGGGTGATGGTGCTAGCGGCCTGTCCTGGGGGATCAACGTCTAATCTGATCACCTATCTTGTGCGGGGAAATGTGGCCCTTTCGATTACCCTGACGGCGGTGAGTAGCTTGATCACAGTTTTTACCATTCCCCTGGTGATTAATGGGGCAATGCAATATTTTCTGGGGGCCAGCACCACGCTCCAACTACCATTTTTTAAAACGGTGCTCCAAATTGCGGTGATTACCCTGATTCCCATTGGGATTGGCATGATGCTCCACCGTTACGCCCCCAAATTTGCGGCCACGGTCGAAGGCTACGTGAAATGGTTGTCGCTTTTTTTCCTGGGTTTGGTCATTGCGGGTTTACTGTTAGCAGAACGGGCCAATGTGCTGAGTTTCTTCCTCCAGGTGGGCTGGGTGATGCTGGCGCTCAATGTGACGATGATGCTCCTGGGCTATGCGATCGCCCTCGGAACGAGGCTAGATGGCCCCAGTGCCAAGTCCATTAGTGTAGAGGTCGGGATTCAAAATGGCACCTTGGCGATCACCATTGCCAGTACCCCGACCCTTTTAAATGCGCCGACGATGGCAATCCCCGCCGCGATTTATTCTTTGCTGATGTTCATCACCAGTGCGGCCTTTGGTTGGTTTATCCAGCATCAAACATCATCGCCAAGGGCAACGGAGAGAGATTCTCGTCCCTAA
- a CDS encoding sodium:solute symporter: protein MGVIDWVIVAIYGLIVIAIGVIASRKQTNTDEYFRGARQIPWWAIAFSIIATSFSAASLLGGPGEGYTNGFLYLQLQLGDLLGYGLVIALLLPFFARLNLTTAYEYLEKRFDAKTRSLGSFCFLLFVIARLGGLLYAASLVVATVTDMPTGIAILLVGLVSIVYTVAGGITAVVWTDVLQFAMIFVGIGAGIWTAVTGVPGGFGELWQVAAANDKLAVFNFAWDPGSIRTLPTALFAYGILAFAVAGTNQQSVQRYVSCADETSARKAILLGWFSGLVGVAATLLLGVLLFGFYNINGGLPAEVPADGILSHFIINQVPPGASGFLVAAIFAAAMSSIDSALHSLATCITVDFYDRYRQPKASEKQSLRIAQILIVIWGLVGIGAAFYVASTGKDLLEFLVSYTTMFLGPLLGIFLMGVLFPRVNSTGAFYGTVAAVILVIIGSNAGWLTFPGIWRSAITAPLGILLGYGISLLGQIPPRRSLEGLTLWSQTQATKPLGRPGLEEDISRYEDY, encoded by the coding sequence ATGGGTGTGATTGACTGGGTTATTGTGGCAATCTATGGCTTGATTGTCATTGCCATCGGCGTTATTGCCAGCCGCAAACAAACCAACACGGACGAATATTTTCGGGGCGCACGGCAAATCCCCTGGTGGGCGATCGCCTTTTCGATCATCGCCACCTCCTTTTCTGCCGCCTCACTATTAGGGGGGCCAGGGGAAGGCTATACCAATGGCTTTTTGTACCTCCAACTCCAACTGGGGGATCTCCTGGGCTATGGCCTCGTGATTGCTCTGCTCCTCCCATTTTTTGCGCGGTTGAACCTCACCACCGCCTACGAGTACCTCGAAAAACGCTTCGATGCCAAAACCCGATCCCTCGGCTCCTTCTGTTTTTTGCTCTTTGTCATTGCCCGGTTAGGGGGATTGCTCTATGCCGCTTCTCTGGTGGTCGCCACGGTGACTGATATGCCCACAGGCATCGCCATTCTTTTGGTGGGGCTGGTTTCGATTGTCTACACCGTCGCTGGGGGAATCACCGCCGTCGTTTGGACAGATGTATTGCAGTTTGCAATGATTTTTGTCGGGATTGGCGCGGGGATCTGGACGGCTGTGACCGGGGTTCCGGGCGGTTTTGGGGAACTATGGCAAGTGGCGGCGGCCAATGATAAGCTCGCCGTCTTTAACTTTGCCTGGGATCCAGGCTCCATCCGGACTTTACCGACAGCCCTTTTTGCTTACGGAATTTTGGCGTTTGCCGTGGCTGGCACGAATCAACAATCTGTCCAGCGCTATGTCTCCTGTGCTGACGAAACCTCGGCCCGCAAGGCGATTTTACTCGGTTGGTTTTCGGGTCTTGTGGGGGTAGCGGCCACACTTTTGCTAGGGGTGCTGCTGTTTGGTTTTTACAACATTAACGGGGGTTTACCTGCCGAAGTGCCCGCCGATGGGATTTTGTCCCATTTCATTATCAATCAAGTGCCCCCAGGGGCTTCTGGTTTTTTGGTGGCCGCTATTTTTGCCGCAGCCATGTCCTCCATTGACTCGGCCCTCCATTCCCTCGCGACTTGCATTACCGTCGATTTTTATGACCGCTATCGTCAACCGAAGGCCAGCGAAAAGCAATCTTTGCGCATTGCACAGATCCTGATCGTGATTTGGGGCTTAGTGGGCATTGGGGCGGCGTTTTATGTGGCTTCAACCGGGAAAGATTTACTGGAATTTCTGGTGAGCTACACCACCATGTTCCTGGGGCCCTTGCTCGGTATTTTCTTAATGGGGGTTTTATTTCCGCGCGTAAACAGCACGGGTGCTTTCTATGGGACGGTGGCCGCAGTCATTTTGGTAATTATTGGTTCGAATGCGGGTTGGCTGACCTTCCCTGGCATTTGGCGATCGGCGATCACGGCTCCCCTGGGTATTTTGCTGGGCTATGGGATCTCTTTATTGGGTCAAATTCCGCCCCGGCGATCGCTAGAAGGACTTACCCTCTGGAGCCAAACCCAAGCAACTAAACCCCTAGGACGTCCGGGCCTCGAAGAAGATATTTCTCGCTATGAGGATTATTAA
- a CDS encoding GIY-YIG nuclease family protein, whose protein sequence is MSLPKLAALDFLPYIDAEGLICPAFNGKLGLYGIFDANQTLCYVGYSRDVSKSLQQHLVRCPEQCHWVKVFLGDRPSRTLLEEMRAAWLTENGTIPPGNGEAKSLWTQPIDIKQDLQPAEQETLQQSTELEMVKHLKNYARQREAAIKDYLIGRGLKTDLRFQPKLKEQGLLDLK, encoded by the coding sequence ATGTCTTTACCAAAACTTGCCGCCCTCGATTTTCTTCCCTACATCGATGCCGAGGGCCTAATTTGCCCCGCATTTAACGGTAAGCTGGGCCTCTATGGGATTTTTGATGCCAACCAAACCCTCTGTTATGTCGGCTATTCCCGTGATGTGTCCAAAAGCTTGCAGCAACATTTAGTCCGCTGCCCGGAGCAATGCCATTGGGTCAAGGTTTTCTTAGGCGATCGCCCCAGTCGTACCCTCCTAGAAGAAATGCGGGCTGCTTGGCTGACGGAAAATGGCACCATCCCCCCCGGCAACGGCGAGGCAAAATCTCTCTGGACTCAACCCATCGACATTAAACAAGATTTGCAGCCAGCAGAGCAGGAGACCCTCCAGCAGAGCACCGAATTGGAGATGGTCAAACACCTGAAAAACTACGCTCGCCAGCGGGAAGCAGCCATCAAAGACTACCTGATCGGCCGGGGCCTCAAGACTGACCTCCGCTTCCAGCCCAAGCTCAAAGAACAGGGACTCCTCGACCTAAAATAA
- the sppA gene encoding signal peptide peptidase SppA has protein sequence MKDFFKQVFSSCLGTLIALSLLSTLSLSAFIALIALFASQEGGGRPKENSILIFNMGTIIQDRDPSSSIGNVIAGDFPETLSLRDVTESIRAAAEDDKITGLFLDGRQNSLNGYATLREVRQALQDFKAAGKKIYAYDVEMTEREYYLSSLADEIWLNPLGVVEMNGLGSEQLFFKGALDKYGIGVQVVRVGDYKSAVEPFTQEEFSPENRQQTEALLSDLWTDFKDTVAGDRPFATTLPQSLADTQGILLPEVAQGEQLVTRLAYFDEILAELKTFTGTELDEDLPQVNLADYSLEQDLAQVNVTSENTVAVVYAEGNIVGGEGTPDTIGGDSLSRQLRELREDSNVKAVVLRINSPGGSAIASEIILRELKLIREADKPVIVSMGDLAASGGYWIATESDRIFAQPNTITGSIGVFGILPNIQTIGNNNGLTWDSVQTGELANLGTASRPKTEAEMAIFQNFVNDIYGKFLDRVSAARGLTEAEVRQIAQGRVWSGEDAQAIRLVDELGGLSEAIAYAVDTAELGEDFTVEEYPRPQTWEEEIFTNLFGAEIEASDPLSQEWLRLQAGIKLWRSLNDPKQVYALMPWQPQID, from the coding sequence ATGAAAGATTTTTTTAAACAAGTTTTTAGCAGTTGCCTTGGCACCCTGATTGCCCTCAGCCTTTTATCGACCCTCTCTTTGTCAGCGTTTATTGCCCTAATTGCCCTCTTTGCTTCCCAGGAAGGTGGCGGAAGGCCAAAAGAGAACAGTATTTTGATCTTCAATATGGGCACGATCATCCAAGACCGAGACCCATCTAGTTCCATTGGGAATGTCATTGCCGGAGATTTTCCGGAAACCCTCAGTCTGCGGGATGTCACCGAAAGTATCCGGGCCGCCGCCGAGGATGACAAGATTACGGGCCTATTTCTTGATGGCAGGCAAAATAGCTTGAATGGTTACGCCACATTGCGGGAAGTGCGCCAAGCCCTCCAGGATTTTAAAGCCGCTGGGAAAAAAATCTACGCCTACGATGTGGAAATGACGGAGCGGGAATATTATCTAAGTTCCTTGGCCGATGAAATTTGGCTCAACCCCCTGGGTGTCGTGGAAATGAATGGTTTGGGTAGTGAGCAGCTTTTCTTTAAGGGGGCTTTAGATAAGTATGGGATTGGGGTGCAAGTGGTTCGGGTTGGTGATTATAAAAGTGCGGTAGAACCCTTTACCCAAGAGGAGTTTAGCCCAGAAAATCGCCAGCAAACCGAGGCCCTCCTCAGTGATCTGTGGACGGATTTTAAAGATACCGTGGCTGGCGATCGCCCCTTTGCCACAACCCTACCCCAGAGCCTTGCCGATACCCAGGGGATTCTCCTGCCGGAGGTGGCCCAAGGGGAGCAATTGGTGACGCGCCTGGCCTATTTTGATGAAATCCTCGCAGAACTCAAAACCTTTACAGGCACAGAACTGGATGAAGATTTACCCCAGGTGAATCTAGCTGATTACAGCCTGGAACAGGATTTAGCCCAGGTCAATGTCACCTCAGAAAATACCGTGGCGGTGGTCTATGCCGAGGGAAATATTGTCGGTGGGGAAGGGACACCGGACACTATTGGCGGGGATTCCCTCTCGCGACAACTGCGGGAGTTGCGGGAAGATTCGAACGTGAAGGCGGTTGTGCTGCGGATTAATAGTCCTGGGGGCAGTGCGATCGCCTCAGAAATTATCCTGCGGGAGTTGAAGCTCATCCGTGAGGCGGACAAGCCCGTGATTGTCTCCATGGGGGATCTGGCGGCCTCCGGGGGCTATTGGATTGCCACCGAAAGCGATCGTATTTTTGCCCAGCCCAATACCATTACCGGCTCGATTGGGGTGTTTGGTATTTTGCCCAATATCCAAACCATCGGGAATAATAATGGCCTCACCTGGGATAGCGTCCAAACGGGGGAACTGGCGAATTTAGGCACGGCGTCTCGCCCGAAAACCGAAGCGGAGATGGCGATTTTCCAGAACTTTGTCAATGATATTTACGGCAAATTTTTAGACCGGGTCAGTGCGGCGCGAGGATTGACAGAAGCAGAGGTGCGTCAAATTGCCCAGGGACGGGTCTGGTCTGGGGAAGACGCCCAGGCGATTCGGCTCGTGGATGAATTGGGAGGGCTATCTGAGGCGATCGCCTACGCCGTGGACACCGCAGAATTAGGGGAAGATTTTACCGTTGAGGAATACCCCCGGCCCCAAACCTGGGAAGAAGAAATTTTTACTAATTTGTTCGGGGCTGAGATCGAAGCGAGCGATCCCCTCTCCCAAGAATGGCTCCGGCTCCAGGCGGGCATAAAACTGTGGCGATCGCTCAATGATCCCAAACAGGTTTATGCACTCATGCCCTGGCAACCCCAAATCGATTAA